Sequence from the Oncorhynchus kisutch isolate 150728-3 linkage group LG12, Okis_V2, whole genome shotgun sequence genome:
GACAATGACagcggatgatattgccactTCTATTTGCCGTCTCTTCAATCTAAGCCCAAAGGAAAGTGTCTCAAGACCTCAGGAGGGAAGTATAAGACATTCCTCTACCcaagaatagcaaagcaccctttactggctcaaacagccgaccaatcagTCTGTTACCAACCCAAACCTAACTGTGCTTCGGACAGAGagatcctcctctctctactgcagcatGGCACgctgtaccggagtgccaagtcaaggacaaaaaggcttctcaacagtttttacccccaagacataagactcctgaacaggtaaccaaatggttacccggactatttgcacaAACCCTattttaagctgctgctactctatgtttatcatatatgcatagtcactttaactatactttcatgtacatactacctcaataagcctgactaaccggtgtctgtatataagCCTCTCGACTGAATATAGCCTCACtaatgtatgtagcctctctactgtatatagccttactgtacatagcctctctactgtatatagcctctctactgtatatagcctctctactgtatatagcctctctactgtatatagcccctctactgtatatagcctctctactgtatatagcctctcgactgaatatagcctcactaatgtatgtagcctctctactgtatatagccttactgtacatagcctctctactgtatatagcccctctactgtatatagcctctctactgtatatagcctctctactgtatatagcccctctactgtatatagcctcactactatatatagcctctctactgtatatagcctctctactgtatatagcctcactactgtatatagcctctctactgtatatagcctctctactgtatatagcctcactactgtatatagcctctctactgtatatagcctctctactgtatatagcctctctactgtatatagcctcactactgtatatctcctctctactgtatatagcctctactgtatatagtctctctactgtatatagtctctctactgtatatagtctcactactatatatagcctctctactgtatatagcctctctactgtatatagcctctctactgtatatagcctctctactgtatatctcctctctactgtatatagcctctactgtatatagtctctctactgtatatagtctctctactgtatatagtctcactactatatatagcctctctactgtatatagcctctctactgtatatctcctctctactgtatatagcctctactgtatatagcctctctactgtatatagcctctctactgtatatagcctctctactgtatatagcctcgcactACTATTTTTCACGGTCTTTTTACTCTTGTTTTTATTTCTGTACTTACcgattgttcacctaatacctaataccttttttgcactgttggttagagcctgtaagtaagcatttcactgtaaggtctactacacctgttgtattcggcgcacgtgacaaataaacgttgatttgaggTGCATGCCGCTACCTACTGTATGGGTTGCTAAACAAAAGAACAAAACAAATCCACAATATAAAAACAGACGCATACAATAAAAAAAAGTCACATTCAAATTCAAGTCACATCCTTTGACATGATGTTTTTGCCTCTGCTGTAAACTCATTGAGACCCCAAAAAGAGTTCTGCTGCACTCACAATAATTCACCTTTTTCTCCGATTTATTCTCCGTTTTGGGATGTGTGTACAGTTTATGACCATTGCAATAAATGCTACAAAATccactcttttttttttaacatgcaAATATATCAGGATGAATGAATCCCTTCGGTTCCTGGAATGAAATAATCTGGATAATCTCTTATCTGGGTTCATGCAACAAGTGGTCACAGCGTCTCTCTCTGGCGCAACTATGGAACTACACCGTGAAGCGGTACCGGAGGGTTGCCATGGCGCCGCGTCACAGTGACCAGAGCGGACCGACCTAAAGGGGCCAGGCGTGGAGTCTGCCATGTAGCTGTGCCTATCCCCTAGCTAGCTTTTAGTAGATCTTCCCCCTAAATTTAGAGGGCAGTAAATGACCCATATCTTAAATAGATAGCTAAAGAGCCATGGACATATTCTGGCATAAATGCAGGGTTAAATGTTACTAGGGTTACAGGCTTTGTTGTTGTGAGCTAGACTGCTAATTTAGCTAACGTCGTTAGCTATATAACTAGCTATTCAGAGCTAACGAGCGGTGCTAGGTTAGCAAGACAAATAGCTAGTTATCTAGACTAGTCAGCTACCAAATTGACCAGACAAGAGACCATTCCGCGAAAGGAGAGAAGTCACGGAGACGTGACGCCAAGGTTCATCTAAACGAGGTGGGTTGATAATGCCTCTTTCCAAACTTTTTAATTTAAAATGAGCCTAACCAAATAGCAAATCGatttaaataaatgttgattAAACCTGGTGATGTGGGGGGGGGTTTACGTTTTGCAACGGAAAGGCTTTTATAACTAAGCCAAGATAGACCACAGTATATCGTTTCCAATGGGAACTAATGAGTCATAGTGGCCAGAAGAAGCAAGAAGTTGGCTTGCAAAGCGAAACACCCGCTGGGGATATCATTATTGACGCAGTCTAGTATACATCTGCATATTTCCGTCTGGGAACGCATAGCTCTTTGAAGTGCGCGAATGCAATAACTTAACTCGCTTTGCACTCCTTTATAAACAGTTTGATAAAAGGgtgaagtctacaaaacttagtccgtTCTGTTCATAGCATATTTTAGTTTTGGTAACAGAAAGCTgcattgagatcaaatgttttaattGATGAGAAGATTTGCAGAATATCGGACAAAATCTACCTTGTTCCATCTTTTCCCACTGCCCGCCAGTGGGCTTCCTCTAACTACCAAATTTGGTAGTGAGCGGAAACGCTAACCGGATGCTTCATatttatacatccagtgaaatatctgtgCGTTTACGGTTTACTCTTTACTGTTTAagaaccaaacggaagcaaacagggTGTAAACAGAACGAAACGGGGcaggacctacctgaatttgtctaaTAGAAACACAATTTTCTGCTCAAAACGTTTGTTTGCGCTAACCTTTTTTGGACTCATCACACGCAACTGCTACTGTTTACAatttgtcactttattcctattcttgtatttgatttgaacatcgcagcggtctaaggcactgcatctcagtgctagagatgtcactacagacactctggttcgaatccaggctgtatcacaaccggccttgaTTAGGAgtccatagggcggagcacagttggcccagcatcttccgggtttggccgggataggccatcattgtaaataagaatttgttcttaactgacttacccagttaaataaaggtaaaatacattttttttaaagtaagatGTGAAAGCTTCTCAGACCTGTCCAAAAATGTTGTCCTCCTGAATTGCATTAATGTGaaataggctaccctgcctccccaggttagagcgttggactagtaaacggaaggttgcaagttcaaactcccgagctgacaaggtacaaatctgtcgttctgcccctgaacaggtagttaacccactgttcctaggccgtcattgaaaataagaatttgttcttaactgacttgcctagttaaataaaggtacactAGGTTATATCAATGTTATTGACTGGTAGGGAGCCTACACAGTCAGTGATACAGTGTAATAGGACTAATCTGAATCATCGGATGACTTCTTCTGTGTATCCATCTTATCCATATCCATGAAGAATCTCTTGTCAGAGGGACCACATGGATACAGAGAACATGCCTCCCCCTTACGAGGACAACCGAGATGCGGAGCGTCAGAGTCGTCAGTCCCGCAGCAGGAGCACGGCTGGGAAAGGTTCCGAGGCGTCGGTACGAACTCTGAAACGGGACAAGAGTCGGGacggagaaagagatgagagggaCAGCTGTGCTGGGGACCAGGCTAAGACACGGACACAGGAAGTGGATCCGGACCGGGACCGCATGTCAGACAGAGAGCATCGGAGGAGCAGCTCTTTCTACTCTGAGGACTACGAGAACCTAACACCCTCGGAACACACGCTGTCGCCCTACTCCCGTACGCCCTCCCCCAGCCCTCGCAGAAAGGGACCTCGCGCAAAGAGGGTCTCCAGCAGTCCTCTACACAAAACAGGTACtgtacacccacacccacccactcaATGTCTCCAGCAGTCCTCTACACAAAACAGGTACtgtacacccacacccacccactcaATGTCTCCAGCAGTCCTCTACACAAAACAGGTACtgtacacccacacccacccactcaATGTCTCCAGCAGTCCTCTACACAAAACAGGTACTGTACACCCACACCCACCAAAACCAAGAGTGTCTCCAGCAGTCCTCTACACAAAACAGGTACtgtacacccacacccacccactcaATGTCTCCAGCAGTCCTCTACACAAAACAGGTACtgtacacccacacccacccacaccaagAGGGTCTCTGTACCCGCACCAAACAGGTACtgtacacccacacccacccacgcaATGTCTCCAGTAAGATAGCAGTGTAGCTTGCTAGCACACTTCAAATGTGGTCTCTGTACTACTCTAAGGTGTAACTTGTTATGTAGTTGTAACAGAGATGTCCTAGTTGTTATGTAGTTGTAACAGAGATGTCCTAGTTGTTATGTAGTTGTAACAGAGATGTCCTAGTTGTTATGTAGTTGTAACAGAGATGTCCTAGTTGTTATGTAGTTGTAACAGAGATGTCCTAGTTGTTATGTAGTTGTAACAGAGATGTCCTAGTTGTTATGTAGTTGTAACAGAGATGTCCTAGTTGTTATGTAGTTGTAACAGAGATGTCCTAGTTGTTATGTAGTTGTAACAGAGATGTCCTAGTTGTTATGTAGTTGTAACAGATATGTCCTAGTTGTTATGTAGTTGTAACAGAGATGTCCTAGTTGTTATGTAGTTGTAACAGAGATGTCCTAGTTGTTATGTAGTTGTAACAGAGATGTCCTAGTTGTTATGTAGTTGTAACACATAGAGATGTCCTAGTTGTTATGTAGTTGTAACAGATAGAGATGTCCTAGTTGTTATGTAGTTGTAACAGAGATGTCCTAGTTGTTATGTAGTTGTAACAGAGATGTCCTAGTTGTTATGTAGTTGTAACACAGATGTCCTAGTTGTTATGTAGTTGTAACACAGAGATGTCCTAGTTGTTATGTAGTTGTAACAGAGATGTCCTAGTTGTTATGTAGTTGTAACAGAGATGTCCTAGTTGTTATGTAGTTGTAACAGAGATGTCCTAGTTGTTATGTAGTTGTAACAGAGATGTCCTAGTTGTTATGTAGTTGTAACAGAGATGTCCTAGTTGTGTGTCCCaggtgtgtactgtgtgtgtgcttctccTCCATAGGCGTCCGTCGGGGTGTGTCTCGCCCTCCCCGCGTGGGTGCCCAGCCCCAGCGGGCTCAGCGTTGGGGGGTACGGACCGAGTCCCAGAGCCTGATCAAGGACACCACGGCACCCCCTAAAGATCTTGACCTGGTGACCAAGCGCATGCTGTCGGCCCGCCTGTTGAAGATCAACGAGTTACGCAACGCCCTGGCAGAGCTACAGCTCCACACCGACCAGATAACTAAGGAGAACCGCATCCTCAGACAGGTAAAcctactaaccctgacccctaaccctgacccctaaccctgaccctcagACAGGTagctaactaaccctgacccttaaccctgaccctcagACAGGTAAAcctactaaccctgacccctaaccctgaccctcagACAGGTAAAcctactaaccctgacccctaaccctgaccatcAGACAGGTAGCttactaaccctgacccctaaccctgacccctaaccctgaccctcagacaggtaactaactaaccctgaccctcagACAGGTAAAcctactaaccctgacccctgaccctcagACACGTAAAcctactaaccctgacccctaaccctgagccctaacccttaaccttaaccctcagaCAGGTagctaactaaccctgaccctcagACAGGTAAAcctactaaccctgacccctaaccctgaccctcagACAGGTaacctaactaaccctgaccctcagACAGGTAgataactaaccctgaccctcagACAGGTAACCTAACTAACCCTGACTCTCAGACAGGTAAACCTactaaccctgacctctaaccctgacctctaaccctgacccctaaccctgaccctcagACAGGTagctaactaaccctgacccctaaccctgaccctcagACAGGTAAAcctactaaccctgaccctcaGACAGGTTAAcctactaaccctgacccctaaccctgaccctcagACAGGTAACCTAACTAACCCTGACTCTCAGACAGGTAAACCTactaaccctgacctctaaccctgacctctaaccctgacccctaaccctgaccctcagACAGGTagctaactaaccctgacccctaaccctgaccctcagACAGGTAAAcctactaaccctgaccctcaGACAGGTAAACCTACTAACCCTGACTCTCAGACACGTAAAcctactaaccctgacccctaaccctgagcccttacccttaaccttaaccctcagaCAGGTagctaactaaccctgaccctcagACAGGTAAAcctactaaccctgaccctcaGACAGGTaacctaactaaccctgaccctcagACAGGTAAACCTtctaaccctgacctctaaccctgacacctaaccctgaccctcagacaggtagctaaccaaccctgacccctaaccctgaccctcagACAGGTAAAcctactaaccctgaccctcaGACAGGTTAAcctactaaccctgacccctaaccttgACCCTCAGACAGGTAAACCTACTAACCCTGACTCTCAGACACGTAAAcctactaaccctgacccctaaccctgagcccttacccttaaccttaaccctcagaCAGGTagctaactaaccctgaccctcagACAGGTAAAcctactaaccctgacccctaaccctgaccctcagACAGGTaacctaactaaccctgaccctcagACAGGTAAACCTtctaaccctgacctctaaccctgacccctaaccctgaccctcagACAGGTagctaactaaccctgacccctaacccggACCCTCAGACAGATAAACCTACTAACCCTGACTCTCAGACAGGTAAACatactaaccctgacccctaaccctgacccctaaccttgacccctgacccctaaccctgaccctcagACAGGTagctaactaaccctgacccctaaccctgaccctcagACAGGTAAAcctactaaccctgaccctcaGACAGGTAgataactaaccctgacccctaaccctgaccctcagACAGGTAAAcctactaaccctgacccctaaccctgaccctcagACAGGTACAcctactaaccctgaccctcaGACAGGTAAAcctactaaccctgaccccttTTAGCATGGGTATTGCCAAGGGCTTCCACAATTTAAAAGTAGTGAACTGGGTAGGGTTTTCTACGGATTGGGTGCGATCAGCCAATGATCAGAGGGTTGTGTTGTTCATATTGGGTTGCCTATGATTTGTACATTTCCTCTATATCACTACCAGTTAGTGGCCACAATACATGAATGACACATAATATTTGGTTTAGGTCAATCACCAATATAAGGTTTATGCTTTTTTTTCAAACGCAAAAGAAGAATAAAatggactactttaaaatggagatagcctcaatggtGATGTCACAGATGCCATAATAATACAGACTCCTCAATCTATTTCAATtggcctgtctgtgtgtgattcCTATAGCTCCAGCACCGCCAGGAGAGGGCGCTGCAGCGATACGACGACACGGAGAGTGAGATCGCCCAGCTGCTGTCGCGCCACGCCAACGAGACCACAGCTCTGCGGGAACGTCTACGGCGGACACAGGAGAGGGAGCGGGACACTGAGAGGCGACTCAAAGACACACAGGTACGGAAAGCCAGAGGACTCATACTGACCAGATCTAAATGCAGAAAGTGTTTGCTTTTTGTTGAAGAGtacaaaacaaatcaaatagGTTTAAGTGTGAGCTGGCCAGaagtgtctatctgtctgtccatctgactgtccatctgtctgtccatctgactgtccctccctccctccctccctccctccctctctctctctctctctctccctctccctctctctctccctctccctctccctctccctctctctctctctccctctctctctctctctctctctctctctctctctctctctctctctctctctctctctctccctctctctctctctctccctctctctctctctctctctctctctctctctctctctctctctctctctccctctctccctctctctctctctctctctctctctccctctctctctctctctctctctctctctctctctctctgcctccctccctgcccctctctctctcgctctctctctctctctctctctctctctctccctcccgccctccaGGAGCAGCTGCAGCGTAGCCAGTCGTCCCTGGGTCGTCTGAGGCGTCTGGCAGAACAGCAGGAGTTAGGTCCCAGGGAGGAGCTCACCAGGAGACTGGAGCAGGAGAGGGCCAAGGACCAGGAGAACCAGCTAAAGATCAAGGTACAGTAGCTACTAGCACACTACAGAGACCATCTCCTGCACATGGTAAACACAGATCACAGAGCTCTTAAGGTGAAGTACAGGACACTAGttctcacacacacgcaggcaggcaggcagagcagTAGCTATCCTCTTGGTAGCGTGGTTTCTGTTCCTGGGCGATGGTTGGTTTCAACATGCTGTTTGGCATCGATTATTGTAGGGGCGATAAACCAATATGACACCAATGTCTATGAAAATTCCACATACCGGATTTTTAAGAGGGTCGTTAGCATTTTAGTTTTCAGAGTATCACCTGCACCTACTTAACTCAAATCCGAGATGTCGGATTACAACGAGACTGTAGCGTCCCATAAAGCGACTATTGGACTTACAAAAATGTCGGATTGTCTTAAGTTTGTAGGTGCAAGAGTTTTATTACATGTATCAATTATCGGTTTCACATGCTAATTTCTGTCCACTAAGAACCAACTTGAACCAACCAGCTACTTTGTAGCATTTCtgatacagtgccagtcaaaagctcattcaaggggttttcttttatttgcactattttctaaattgtagaataaagtaaaaaaataaaataaaataaagagtgaagacctcaaaatggaatcatgtaccatagaagtgttaaacaaatcaaaatatattttatatttgagattcttcaaagtagccaccctttaccttgatgaaagctttgcacactcgtggcattctctcaaccagcgtcatgaggtagtcacctggaatacatttcaattaacaggtgtgccttgttaaaagttcatttgtggattttatttccttcttaatgcaacaaaagatctttgtttcttgggacctagaactagtatctctgttttgtccgagtttaaaagtagaaagtttgcagctaTCCACTTCCttgtgtctgaaacacaggcttccagggagggcaattttggggcttcaccatgtttcatcgaaatgcacagctgtgtgtcatctgcatagcagtgaaagtttacattatgtttccgaatgacatcaccaagaggtaaaatatacactgctgaaaaaaattaagggaacacttaaacaacacaatgtaactccaagtcaatcacacttctgtgaaatcaaactatccacttaggaagcaacactgattgacaatacatttcacatgatgttgtgcaaatggaatagacaacaggtggaaattataggcaattagcaagacacccccaataaaggagtggttctgcaggtggtgaccacagaccacttctcagttcctatgcttcctggctgatgttttggtcacttttgaatgctggcggtgctttcactctagtggtagcatgagacggagtctacaacccacacaagtggctcaggtagtgcagctcatccaggatggaacatcaatgcgagctgtggcaagaaggtttgctgtgtctgtcagcgtagtgtccagagcatggaggcgctaccaggagacaagccagtacatcaggagatgtggaggaggccgtaggagggcaacaacccagcagcaggacctctacctccgcctttgtgcaaggaggagcaggaggagcactgtctTCTTCTCCCTTAAAACTTCTCCCATAAATATCTGGTCTAGGCTGCAGGGTAAAACCAATGGCACCACTCCTGATGTAACAACAGCAGACTTTTTATTGCAGACTGAACATGGTGACATCAAAGAACAAATCtgaacaatatacagtacatttaacaTGAATGGttaaaatacattatttaaacatACTTTTAGTTTCCTGTCACATATATATTAAAACTAGTACACAAATAGACTCCACATATACAAACAAACTTAAATATAGCGTTTAACTGTCACATACAGCAATATTAAAATGGAATGTTGAGTTCAGACAACGTTGGAGCATTGTTACATCATCAAGAGGAGACGGGAAGACtagggagtagggagtaggggGTAGGGATTAGGGGGTAGGGAGTAGGGGgtagggagtagggagtagggattAGGGAGTAGGGGGTAGGGAGTAGGGGGTAGGGAGTAGGGGGTAGGGAGTAGGGGGTAGGGAGTAGGGGGTAGggagtagggggtagggggtagggattagggggtagggagtagggagtagggggtagggggtagggagtAGGGGGTAGGGAGTAGGGGGTAGGGAGTAGGGGGTAGGGGACCGGACGGATCTCAACACCACAAAGCATTCTGTCCATCATAtcagaccaatgcctacttcTCCCTTAAAACATAGTTGTTATTGTTCCTAGTGTCCagttccctctccttctcctacaAGGGTTAGAGTTAGCTTCTATAACGCAacgtagagtgtgtgtgtgtgtgtttaggatcTGGAGCGCAGAGTGGAACTGAGCATCAGTAGTTACCAGAGACAGCTAgctacagagaggaggaagaccaTCAGTACCCAGGACCAGGTCTCAGACCTGCAGGAGGAGGTGGAACGACTCAGCAACAAactcaaggtacacacacacacatggacacacacacgcacgcacacacacacacacacaaacacatacacacggacacaaacacacacacacggacacagacacacacacacggacacacacacacacacacggacacacacacacgcacacactctcacacacacacggacaaacacacacacggacaaacacacacactcacacggacaaacacacacatacacacacacacacacacggagacacacacacacacacacggagacacacacacacacaatcacacacggagacacacacaatcacacacggagacacacacacacacacacggagacacacacacacacacacatacaatcacacacagagacacacacacacactctacgtTGCGTTATAAAAGCTAACTCTAACCCTtgtaggagaaggagagggaactGGACACTAGGAACATCTATGCCAACCGCTTGTTGAAACCATCGCCCAGGAACACAGACAGCACCACAAAGAGGAAAGGTAGGGTCGCTTGGCGTTAAACGCAGTCCAGGGTTAAAGGTTCCCCTCCTGTTATTCTCTCAGAAACCACTTTCCCTGGGTGCCACTAGTCCTGCTCAACTAAACAATGTTGAAGTCACTCCTAGAAAACTATTGAGGTAAATGTATTTAATCATTTGTCATTTAGAGAAAGTAATGTTGTATATACCAGTAGGGGAGcctaaatatatattatttaatttatatatatataccagtAGGGGAGcctaaatatatattatttaatttatatatataccaGTAGGGGAGcctaaatatatattatttaatttatatatatataccagtAGGGGAGcctaaatatatattatttaatttatatatataccaGTAGGGGAGCCTTAAGGTAATAATAGTCCACAGTTGGAGAGAAGAAATTGtaataaaaaaatttaaagatTGTAATAAAATGTAATGTTTTGTTTGGTTGCACCctattgctctgtgtgtgtgtgtgtgtgtgtgtgtgtgtgtgtgtgtgtgtgtgtgtgtgtataggcccCAGTATGTCCAGCTCTAAGGCAGTACAGACAGTGAACGAGAACTTGAGTCTCGACTTCCCGTCACCGCCCCCGGCCGTCACCGAGGGCAACTATCACTACAACGACCAAGCCCCTGATGACTACCTGTCACTCAAGCCAGGTGTCTCTAGTACACCTTACAGCTCTAGGGTGAGTCACAAATAGTGCTCTATTtgctctgtagtgcactactttggaaccttattccctacatacagtggcttgcaaaagtattcagatcccatGGATTTCTTCAcatgttattgtgttacaaagtgggattaaaatcgatttaattgtcttttttttttgtcaacaatgtaCAGAAAATACTCTGTCAAATTGGGGGGAAAGAGTACATATATTTTAGGATAAATAAAAAATTCATAACTATAGTATAGTCATACTGCGTGTGAAATAACAGGGGTTGGCATGATTTTTAATGACtactcct
This genomic interval carries:
- the lca5 gene encoding lebercilin isoform X2 — its product is MSPAVLYTKQVLYTHTHPLNVSSSPLHKTGTVHPHPPKPRVSPAVLYTKQVLYTHTHPLNVSSSPLHKTGVRRGVSRPPRVGAQPQRAQRWGVRTESQSLIKDTTAPPKDLDLVTKRMLSARLLKINELRNALAELQLHTDQITKENRILRQLQHRQERALQRYDDTESEIAQLLSRHANETTALRERLRRTQERERDTERRLKDTQEQLQRSQSSLGRLRRLAEQQELGPREELTRRLEQERAKDQENQLKIKDLERRVELSISSYQRQLATERRKTISTQDQVSDLQEEVERLSNKLKEKERELDTRNIYANRLLKPSPRNTDSTTKRKGPSMSSSKAVQTVNENLSLDFPSPPPAVTEGNYHYNDQAPDDYLSLKPGVSSTPYSSREVDIAERRLKETEERKERGERERVQKEREREKQRIDLELDTLEEKTKRLRDGWEKEEEESKRLIQKEEENRKRRGQVQEEVARRNQEALASQEVAEAERRRKEQLLAKLREIDKQNEPPQNAGLFYEVNPEPLESSSGSTARSPPRLSDPRNQNPSIFSFTEPEEMGGLRGGAGSREGGKSGRGGAESGLGPGAGTGRRGMRAQDSSEDLAFGSYAPSFGRPAPRGGTGFPTPPPPSALDALLGRSEREERGGPGPGKERKSTLLQQLFGPPSSPSPISDSPPDVLFNPPTSTLTGPRNCREGFFPFEPKAPAPTGSLGPFLSSLHVTESRPAVRAIASFDDDIEELKL
- the lca5 gene encoding lebercilin isoform X1, producing the protein MDTENMPPPYEDNRDAERQSRQSRSRSTAGKGSEASVRTLKRDKSRDGERDERDSCAGDQAKTRTQEVDPDRDRMSDREHRRSSSFYSEDYENLTPSEHTLSPYSRTPSPSPRRKGPRAKRVSSSPLHKTGVRRGVSRPPRVGAQPQRAQRWGVRTESQSLIKDTTAPPKDLDLVTKRMLSARLLKINELRNALAELQLHTDQITKENRILRQLQHRQERALQRYDDTESEIAQLLSRHANETTALRERLRRTQERERDTERRLKDTQEQLQRSQSSLGRLRRLAEQQELGPREELTRRLEQERAKDQENQLKIKDLERRVELSISSYQRQLATERRKTISTQDQVSDLQEEVERLSNKLKEKERELDTRNIYANRLLKPSPRNTDSTTKRKGPSMSSSKAVQTVNENLSLDFPSPPPAVTEGNYHYNDQAPDDYLSLKPGVSSTPYSSREVDIAERRLKETEERKERGERERVQKEREREKQRIDLELDTLEEKTKRLRDGWEKEEEESKRLIQKEEENRKRRGQVQEEVARRNQEALASQEVAEAERRRKEQLLAKLREIDKQNEPPQNAGLFYEVNPEPLESSSGSTARSPPRLSDPRNQNPSIFSFTEPEEMGGLRGGAGSREGGKSGRGGAESGLGPGAGTGRRGMRAQDSSEDLAFGSYAPSFGRPAPRGGTGFPTPPPPSALDALLGRSEREERGGPGPGKERKSTLLQQLFGPPSSPSPISDSPPDVLFNPPTSTLTGPRNCREGFFPFEPKAPAPTGSLGPFLSSLHVTESRPAVRAIASFDDDIEELKL